The following DNA comes from Longimicrobium sp..
CAGCCCGGACAATCACCGCGCCATGGACTAAGGGGGAACGCGCTTGGTCGTTTGCCTCATACGAGGCGAGCTGAGCCAGGCAGAACAAGGCCGGGTATCGGCGCCAAGGGTTCGGGAGACGGAGAATGAGGGTCTTCGACGTGGTGGAGCCTGTCGCGTCCCGCCGTTCGGTACTGGCGCTGGGCGCCCTCGCCGGCGGCTTGGCGAGAGCGGGCGGCAGTGCCTTGGCTGCGGACTACCCGACGCGGCCGGTCAGGATCATCGTCCCCTACACGCCGGGAGGCACCACCGACATCGCCACGCGCCTCGTCGCCGACCCGCTGTCCAAGGCGCTAGGGCAGCCGGTGGTCGTCGAGAACAAGCCAGGCGCGAACAGCATCGTGGGCGCGGCCGCGGCCGCGTCGAGCCCGCCCGACGGCCACACGATCGTCATGGTGCTCCCCGCGCACGCGGCGAACGCGACGCTGCAGGCCGGGAAGATGCCCTTCGACCCGGTCGCGGGCTTCTCGCCGGTGTCGCTGGTGGTGCAGGCGCCGCTGGTCCTGGCCGGCAGCAAGCGGGTGCCCGCGCGGACGCTCCGGGAGTTCCTCGACTACGCCAAGCGGAACCCGGGCAAGGTCAACTACGGCTCGAGCGGGATCGGCGCCACCGCCCACCTCGCCATGGAGCTGCTCAAGCTGCGGACCGGCGTGCGGATGGAGCACATCCCCTACCGCGGCACGCAGCCGGCGCTGCAGGACCTCATGGCGGGCAACATCGGGCTGCTGTAG
Coding sequences within:
- a CDS encoding tripartite tricarboxylate transporter substrate-binding protein; translated protein: MRVFDVVEPVASRRSVLALGALAGGLARAGGSALAADYPTRPVRIIVPYTPGGTTDIATRLVADPLSKALGQPVVVENKPGANSIVGAAAAASSPPDGHTIVMVLPAHAANATLQAGKMPFDPVAGFSPVSLVVQAPLVLAGSKRVPARTLREFLDYAKRNPGKVNYGSSGIGATAHLAMELLKLRTGVRMEHIPYRGTQPALQDLMAGNIGLL